Part of the Leishmania infantum JPCM5 genome chromosome 34 genome, TGTAGTGTCATCTCTAGCGCTTGCGAATCTCTGCTGCCATTCTTCCTGTTTCTTCAGCGGCCCGCCTACTCCTCGAGATGCACAAAGGTGTGTGCACTTACGCTGAGTTCTCGAGTCACCTCTCCGCCATCGTGGGCCGTCACCCACATGTGACTGacctgcggctgcagcttcTACCACCCGCGAGAGGTCCTCGTCCGCCACGAGAGCGCCGCGATGTGCAGAGCAGTGGAACAGCTGTGGAGTCGCGGCCATCCGTGGAAGACAGCGGGTTGGATTTCACAACCCTCTACGCTGTTCTTCTTTCTCGgcgagacgacgacggcggcaacagcgaaACCGTAGCCGTCTACACGGTGGTTGGGCACGTATCCCACATCTCGCTCAACTGGTGCGCGCAGCTTCAGCGCTCGTTGAGCGTCACCGCCCTTCTCGCAGCCCCGACGCGCAGCCTCGTATGGCACGCCGACGGCTTTCATGAGAGCGAGGTCGGCACCATCCTGGGTCGAGAATGCATGACGGGAGTCTCGTCGTTCGAGGTGCGGCTCTCCCCGTACgtgccgccactgcagtGGTGCCGCGCAGTGGACGGCGTCTTCGGCTCGCATCACTTCGTTTGTGGCTCCTATACCTGTGGCATCGATGAACCGcgcgacgacaacgacgacagtgccggtgcagcacacacacgcgaggcGTGGAAAGAGAGGGATACCCTCCGCACGCCACCCAAGGCGGTGGtcgatgctgccgccaccgacgtggcgccgcacacgcccaGTGCCGGTCCGCCGGTGCGGATGCCGCGTCGAGAAGGCGCGCTCGCAGCCGTGTGGGCCGGCActccagcagcagaggagacGCCATGCTGCTCTTTCGCTCTCAGCAGCGGACACCTTCCCCTTCGTGTGGCGGGCGTGCTGAACGGCAACATGCCTTTAGACAACGCCACCAGCTCGATACCGGGCACGCGCGTGCTGTGCTTGGTTGCGCTTGATGGCTCGCTTCTCACGGGACGCACGTGTCCGGAttcgccgtcgccttcatGGTCACGGGACCTTTTTGATACTCTATGTGACTTCATCTCCCGCGACGTCATGCCACGTGTCTCGCTCCGACTCATCGACGGCACATGGGCCCGCGCAGAGGCGTCAGAGCACCTGCTCGATGATGTCTGCCAGGTGCGGCAAATGCTAGGAACGAGCTACGTCGTGCAGTACCACTcggacgccgcagcggctgcggcgacacgtgcgcgcagcatcgTCATGGTGCTGGACCTTTCTGTCCCTCTCCAAAAACTCCTCTCCACCCTTCCTTCGATGCGCACATCCTCGCCATCGCCAGCAACGGATGCCAAGTcggagtggcggcggcgttgcctGGCGACCCAATTTGCGGAGGCAGTGCAGGATACTATCGGTCAGCTTGTCTCGCAGCACCCCGACGTGTTTGCCTTCACGCGCGAGGCCGCACGGGCGACGGAGAGCGCGctggtgccgcagctgtcgcGCGGGCCCACGCACTTCACCCGCGAAATGCTTTGCCGTAGCATCGCGGCGAGCGTTTCTCAGATTTTATCCCTCTCCTCGAACGCCGCCTTTGttgaggaggtggtgcggtTGCTGTGGGGATGTGAGACACACGTCGAGGCCACCGACGTCGCCACTGCCACAGAGCGCAGTCGTGAGAGCCTGCGTAtctcgcagcggcagccagtGCAGATCCAGCGCCGTATTGAAGAGCGGTTGATGAGTGCCATACCTCCTTGACAGGGCTTGCTGTCGAGTAAAGTACGCCCGCATGAGCATAACGCGCGCGTGGACGATTGCCTGTCCCGATCCTGCTCGGCATCCCTCACCTACGCTGGTTGGAGATGAAGCGAGCGCTGCTTTATTCGCGTGCCTTCGTACGTTTTGTTTAGCTCTGATGCgcactgcgccgcctgcccctcccccaccaccaaACTTTTCTCTGCTCCGTGCGCTTCGCTTGCTGCTCATGATGTCATGCTGTTGTCGTCGTGGGTGCCAACACGGACGCAGTGCTGCTGGTCATGTTGCTCGCTTCTTTCGCTTTTTCgtcttcctgctgctgccctacacccccccctcccctcccaccgTCCTCCCCGTTACCCTCGAACCCGATCCACATGGGCAGCGTTGCCATGGATTTAGCAGCAGCCGTCAAGCGGCAATgggcggcgggcggcagAGAGGAGCCCGTGCCCTCACCGCCACGCCCCGTCAGGCATGAGCAGCcacccccccttcctccccctccttttcccAGCTTCGCAACACGTTGTTTCGGGTGCAGAATGCTACTGGTCGCCATGCACGTCCTTCCCTCTCCACTCGGCTCTCACCCATTGCCACCCCGCAGCGTCCTCAGCGCCatcacagacacgcacgcgaagCTGAGCAAGAGACGGCCCAATACATGGATGCACGGTGCGCCTATACGTGGagctccctctccctgcaGTCCCTCTCGCCTCCCGTATCATAGCCACGCAGCACCGATCCCATTTCTAGCCAGGAGGTGTGTCAGTGGGCAACCGTGCAATGCAGTCACGCGTGCGCTTGCTGTATCTGGAGTTCATGTATCTCCTCCCTCAGCTCAAGGGCTTCTACAGCCCAcagggcgctgcggcggcttcaAAGGCGCCCGCATCTGGCATGGCGACCTCGAAGCCCTTCTACCTCCGTTTACCAGCTAGCCACCCCGCATGTGAGTCactgcgcagcgcgcacgtTACGGAGCTGAGCAGTCATCGCCAGGGCAAGCGGCCCGCTGGTGCATCGCCAACGCACGCCACTGCCACAGACGGCGAGGCACCGCNNNNNNNNNNNNNNNNNNNNNNNNNNNNNNNNNNNNNNNNNNNNNNNNNNNNNNNNNNNNNNNNNNNNNNNNNNNNNNNNNNNNNNNNNNNNNNNNNNNNNGGGACGTGTACGGCTACTCGGGAAGCGACGCCGAAGCATCAGAGGAGGCAAAGGGCGACGCGAAACGAGAAGAACATGCTGCACGGTCGTAGATGGCACGTGAAATATGCGGCGCGTTGAACGTCGTCTGCGGCTTCGCGCTGTTTCGCAAGTTACTGTtgcgtcttcctctctttccgGCCTCTACATGGTTTCTCGCGTACAGACGGCCGTGCGAACGGCACTGTGGCCTCGCGGCTCCCGTGCACTTGCGCGGTTGTCTGCTGGAGTGCTTGCTCACGTGCCGCATCTTTCAGAGCAGGTGCCTTTCTCCGCTCAGCTCTGGCGCCGCCAACAtgcttcgtttttttttctaggcagcgcgtgtgtgtgtgtggggggggggggggtagatggaggtgaggagggggtcGCCACTCTCtgcgttctctctctgtctttgtCTTccgccctcacccccccccactcccacTCCATCCTCTACCCACGCTCGCGACTGCATGCAACGCTGTGCAGGgcttcctttttcgtttcctcGAGCGCtggctggcggtggcggcatcaGCTGGTCGGCGCCTTCACCTGCGtctgcacggcggcgtccgcctcgcgcgcctGGCGCTGCTCAACTCCCTATGGCCTTTGACGCATGTCTCCTCGTTGTCCGCGCGCActgtggccgccgccttggAATGCGCCCCcttcgcgcacacacgcacttgTGCACAGAGGCGCTTGCGAGCGTGCTTGTGGCCTCTCGAACCTCCCCCCtaccacacgcgcacgcacacccttCTTGTTCTTCCTGCTTCTTTTCAAGGGCGTGCTGGCTACAACGCACTGGAAAAGACACAGCCTGTGGATGTTGTGCATGTGGCCCACTCGCACCTTGTGCGTCGCTGGGTACCCAATACTATCGAtctctcttcgctcttcCAGCGAAACCCCtcagctgccgccaccgcgcaaGGTCCGCGGACGCTTCATTATCATGCCAGTCCTTGCACGCTCCTTTCGTGGCACGTTTCATGGCATCGTCGTCTTTCTCCCCTGCACCGCGACACACCACCTGCTAGACACGGattaccccccccccaacacgCACACTGACTGCAGCCTGCACTGAAGTCACTTCTTCTCCCTGcgccttctctgtctctctgccaTCGCGTCTGTACAACGCCGCGCACCTCCACCCGCCATGTCGCCCACACCCGATTAACCATCCGCACAGAGAGTTCACGCGaacctccctctccttcaaGTCCATCTCCCGCccatccacccacccacccaccgcaATCATGCCGCCGAAGGCTGGTCAGACGAAGAAGGCCAAGATGGAGGCCGCCAACAAGGGCGCGAAGAAGACCACGAAGAAGTGGAGCAAGGGCCAGTCCCGAGAGGCTCTGCAGAACGCCGTGATGTTCGACAAGGAGACGTACGACAAGCTCCGCAGCGAGGTGCCCAAGTACAAACTCATCACCCCGTCGATCATCTCCGACCGCCTCAAGATCGCCgtctccatcgccgccgctggcctCAAGCAGCTGTGCCGCGAAAAGCTCATCCGCCTGGTGTCGTGCTCCAGCAAGACCCGCGTGTACACCCGCATCGTGCAGGCCGCCCCGGctgaggcggctgccgccgctccggCTGCCGAGTAGAAAAACAGGAAAGCGAGCGAGTCAGCGAGCGCGATCGGGCATGAGTAGTGGAGGTGCATAGGTGTGGAACGAAGGCGTGGGATgggcagaggtggagaggagagaggtgcgTGATGGGGTAgaacgccgccacggcgccggtCCGCatcagcaccaccacccacacgTCTCCATCCTCCCACACATTTTCCCTCTGTTACGGATCGCCGCCATGCATGAGGGCGTGCGCGTCTGAGgttcttctctcgctctccgtgggcgtcttcccccccccgccaACTACCACCACCCCCGCGCTTCTCTCGAGCTGCGGGCAGCGTGCgttgcacatgcgcacatgtGGCGAGTCGCGCCAGGGTTGGAGGCAAAGCAAGCGTGTCCTTTctttatgtttttttttgatgTTTTCATGATCATCTGTGTCTTGTGGAGGTGCACCGCCGTGCCCTGGTCGCTGTCCTCTCcgtccctctttctctctctgtctcgccCACTGCGATCGTCggagtggggaggaggggagtgCGTGAGGGGCGTCGAAGGCATGTGCAAGACTCACGTCCACGTCAGGAGATGAGCCATACAAACTCCAGAATAACATGATATACGCACCCGCAGGCATGTCGACCGCCGAGGATGGCATTATCCTTCCAACCCTACCTCTgtctgcagctcgcgccACCGCGATCCAGGCGCGCATGCAGGGCAAAGGCGCGCATGATGGATTGCCGTCATCCGCATCGCTAGCGTGGCCCTGATGGCATCACCTACGCATATCCCAAACGGGAGAGGACGCATTGCTGACCGTCTTCCGCGGTTCTCAGCCGCACGCGTCTCGTGCACACAGCGAACAGCATCACGGATGGCCCATCTATGGTTGCCCAttttccttctcctcttcccttctccaccccctccttctccgtctcgACCCCTCACTTTTCTCAAGAGTTCAGGAGAGCTGTCGCGCACAAGCCCCGGGGGCGGACAGCGACGAGTCGAATACTGTGGCGCTCAGTAGCACAGAAACATCGGTGTGCTTCCCTTTGTCTCCGCTGCCTGCTGCgtcgcacacgcatgcatcaGCAAGCCAGGTGAGCAGTCATTCTTTCATGTAGACTAGGAGTCGTTTGacggccgccaccacagccCACGTCgccgttctcctcctcccccttcccctccctcccctctcctgcACAACACAGAAGGTGAACAGCGGAAAGCACAGCGCACACGTGGGCACCGGCGCGAATACGAGGGACTGGGAAGCGAGATACCAGAGGGAGGAGGTCGTGTGCACACGTCTTTTCTCTGCTCGTGCCGTTGCTCTTCTTGGTGTGCTTGCGTTTGCTttcctctcgctcgctcgccgaCGCTctcctctgtgcgtgcgtgtgattgtgtgcgagtgtgtgtgtgtgtgtgtgtgtgtgcacagcACATTGTGCGCATCAGTTtgcctgctcctcttcccccttctttATATTGTCCTGCATAGCTTTCtcccggcagcggtggcggagtTGTGCGGCTTTGTGGTGTCCGGTGTGCGCCGCGCGAGCACAGCAAGTGTTGCTTGGCCCATTGATTAGTTGGCGCCCCgtgtctctctgcctctctctctctgttgtttgttttccGTTCTCCTCACCTCAGCGCGCTCTGCCAACTCTGCAGTGGCAAGCAGCGTCGGCATTGGTCCCCTgctccttcttttccttgtcCCTTTTACTCTGTcccttgtgcgtgcgcggttgagtgtgtgggtgtgggtgtgggaaGGCGCGTGACTTGGCGGACGCACCGACGCCAGACACGCAGCACCCCACGCCGCCATCGTACATACATCTattcatatatatatatatatgaatAGATGTATCTGTCGATCGTCTTCCTCCCCGACGTGCAACGTAGTGTAGACAactctttttcttctcctcgcgttggctgccgctgccgttgtccTCATCCGCTTGTTGGCTCTGTGTTTCTCCCATTCGATGTGCGCTTGATTTTGTTGTTTGGGCGTACCTACTTGAGTGCTCGTTCCACGTGTGTCTCTGGGTCGGCACGTTCTTCGGGTGGCGCCTTCCTTGAGCTTCTCTGTGCCCCCTGCTCTCGcatcgccctccccccccccttccttccttccttccttcctttctgCTAACCTCTGGGCAATCTGTGGAAAGCGGCGAGACGGCCTACACTCTATCTATATCTCGGTGAACACCTCtcagggggaggaggagcagggcTACCGCCATCGTCCTCACGCGCAGCGTCCGTCTGCCtcgcttgtgcgtgcgtgtgtatacTTGATCCCCTTTACAGAGCAGGCCTTTCTCATCATCTGCTGAGGGTACTTCGTTGTTGTTCCTAatgagcgccgccacggatGTGCTGACGATAtcgtcgtcaccgtcgcGCACGGAGCCACttgcgcgcgccgcagccaccatGGCAGGCGATtcttgcccctccccctcagcggcagcgaccgcCGTCACCACTACGGCATCCTTTGCTTCCCCACGCACCCCGAAGAgtacgccgccgcccacggcAAGCCGCTGTCTTGTTCGGCCGCTCTtactgcagcggcgccataGCAGATCCGACgggccgcagcaccagcaacaGCAGTCCAGCTGTGCCTCAAACCCGTCCTCGGCGAATCTGTGCGAGAGTGAGCAAGAGGGGGCCGGCGGCGTAGAGATACTCCTCGCGAAACAGTACCGGCCCATGCGCGCCATCGTGTCCAGTCGATacgccggcaccgcggcAGGTCAGCaagagcggcggcaacggcaagAGGACGCGGCGGGGACAGCcgtggacggcggcgccgccgagaaGCTCgcgagcggtgcggcgaAGGAGAATGACGGAGCAggtcacagcagcagcagcagcaccaccaccactgacggcaccgccgggGGGGTTCGATGTATAGCCGTGCAACTTCCCTCAGACCACCACACCGCGGCGGCCCCCAACAGCGCTTCACGTGGCCAAGAAGACAAGAGGCAGGTCGCCAACCGCTCCGTACCAATCAACTCTGCTCGCCCCTGCGGCGAAGCCTtggtggcgccgtcgtcctctTCCTACTTCTCTAACCTGTCTGCGAGCacggcgcacagcagcagcgcgtcgagCAGCTTCTACGGTGCACCAGCAAGCGTCCCTCGAGCATCCGGCGCCGGTAAAGGGCACGCAGCAGTTGCATCACTTTCCCCGCCTGCACTCCCCGACGGCGTCCCAGCATGCAATGGTGACGGaaaccgcagcggcagcagcaccgaagCCAAGGTTGtccccctgctgctgcgtacTTGGCTTTCCGCCCACACCATCGGCGAGGAGCTCGGCTCCCCGTCCAtctcgcgctccgcctcgcgaAACCTCGTGCGCGGGCCGTCCCTCACGGTGCCGCAGGCTCCTCTCGGGACACTGCCTCCGAGCGGTGCCACAAGCATGGGCAGCGTCACCCCACTCAGCAGTAACCGGAGCAGTACTCATCCTTCGTTCATGCGGCCGCCAAGCGTAACCCGCTCCGGCGGCGAGCAAGGCAGCATCAAAGTCCCTGGAGGGCTGCGGCAGAtaagcggcggcggcaaaggcAAAAGCAGCCCGACGGGCGGCATCGCGCATGCCGTTAACGGCCGAGTTTTATGCTCACCGCatggcgcgcggcggccagATCTTGGTTCCCGCCGCACCACCTTTCAGCGCAGCACCTCAAACCTCTCGCTGCCCGAGGCCTCTtcaagcggcggcgcgccgccgccgagtgATCTCGGTGAGTGGtccagcggtgcggccgTGAGAAAGGACACCGcctcggcgcggccgccgccgtcgtcaaTGCCGAAAGAGATGCACAGCTTCATCCTCAGTCAGTATCGCACCTTGCAGCGCGACgttctttctctccccgcTCCACAGCAGTCCGTCTACCCTGACGTGACCTCGGTGGACTTCCAGCACATCAAGAGGGCGACCTGTTCGAAGCACTCCAAGGCAGCCAAGAAGGCGCTCAAGGcacaggaggaggtgcggtTGCGTgcccttcagcagcagcaccacgacATGGAGGTGATTCGAAACGGTGGCCGCGAGCATGTTGGGCAGAGCATGAAGAGCAGCGTGGTGCTGGCCGGCTCTCTGTCGAAGCTTCGAGCGCGCACCCGCTCTAGCCTCGGCagaagcgccgccacggcgctcgGTGCGAGTCCGGCGACGTCCCTCGTAATAGGCTCACCAGACGAgtgcagcgtcaccgccCTGTACCCCGGAGACGGCTCCGGTCGCGCAACTCCGGAAAAGCATGACGCGGCGCAGTCGCAGACACCAGAGCGGGAGCGGGAAGCCTGGCACGCGTCCAAGGCCTTCATGGCATCGAACGCTCCTGCCGGCGCACAGCGTCACGGGCGGCAGTCGCGCAGCGTCAACAAGAATCGCATGAAAGGCGAGGAGATCGTGATGGCAATCGCCCTCGATagcgaagacgaggaggatgtCGATGCAAGCACCACGTCGAACGCGGAAACATGGAGGCGATCTCGCGTCGACCAGCCGCACAGGAGCGCGCACGTGAGCTCCACGGCCCTGGGCGAGTTGTCGAGCGACACGGCAACAAAGTGCGCTGGCGAGCGGCTTGTCtctcagccgcagcgccgcagaggtgcagcagcctCGAAGAGATGTGCAGAGCGCCacgtgcacagcagcagcagcagcagcagcagcaggaatGAGGAGGGCTGCTTCCCATGTAAGCAGcaacgcggcagccgcgtgcgcagcgcgccgtccCCGTcttccgcgctgccgctggagctCTGCTCACCGCCGGTCGCCTCGAGGTCGGGGTCGCGGGCATCCTTGtccgcacacg contains:
- the S25 gene encoding ribosomal protein S25 → MPPKAGQTKKAKMEAANKGAKKTTKKWSKGQSREALQNAVMFDKETYDKLRSEVPKYKLITPSIISDRLKIAVSIAAAGLKQLCREKLIRLVSCSSKTRVYTRIVQAAPAEAAAAAPAAE